GCTCAGGAAGTGGCGACCAAAGCTCAGCGAGATGCACAAGCCGGTGGAATCTTCGATTATCAGCGCTTTTACGAGACTGAGCTAGAGAAGAAACATAAGGATAAGTGAGTGGTTTACTAGCCCTACCACGAGCCTACGTGCTGATCGCATTGCCTTTTCCCTGCCAGATCGTACCGGTATTTCAATAACATCAATCGACTTGCCGCCAAGTTCCCGGTCGCCCATACAGCGAGTACCAAGGACGAGGTTGATGTTTGGTGTTCGAACGATTATTTAGGAATGAGCAAGAACCCAGTGGTACTCAAGACGATGAAGTGagtcttctcctcccactTCTGGTGACTGACaaagctgacctttgtcCAGACGCACGCTCGATCGATACGGAGCGGGAGCAGGTGGAACACGAAACATCGCCGGTAACGGAGCTTTACACTTATCTCTGGAGGACGAGCTTGCGTCGCTCCATCGCAAACAAGCAGCACTAGTGTTCTCATCGTGCTATGTGGCCAACGATGCCTGTCTTGCCACGATCGGCGCGAAGTTACCCGGGTGTGTCGTTTTCTCCGATTCGAGTAACCACGCATCAATGATTCAAGGTATTCGACACTCTGGTgcgaagaaggtcatcTTCAAGCATAACGATATGGCCGACCTTGAAGCCAAACTGAAGGCTGTGCCAAAGGAAACACCGAAGCTTATTGCATTCGAGAGTGTGTACTCCATGTGTGGAAGTGTCGCTCCCATTGAAACGATCTGCGACCTTGCCGACAAGTACGGTGCTATTACATTCCTTGACGAAGTCCACGCTGTGGGCATGTATGGTCCCAACGGTGCAGGTGTCGCTGAGCACCTCGACTACGAGGGTCACATCGCCACTAAGGAGTCGTCCGAACCTGTAAAGGGAAGCGTGATGGATCGAATCGATATCATCACTGGTACTCTTGGAAAGGCCTACGGAGTTGTCGGTGGATACATCGCCGGATCTTccgatctcgtcgacgTCGTCCGGTCATACGCCCCCGGCTTTATCTTCAcgacctctcttccccctGCTGTAGTGGCCGGTGCGCAAGCTTCAATCGCCTATCAACGAGAGTTTATGGGCGACCGTCGCCTCCAACAACTCAATACTCGTGAAGTCAAGCGACAGTTGAACGGCCTTGACATCCCTGTTGTTCCCAACCCAAGTCACATCATCCCTGTGCTCGTCGGTGATGCTGCTCTTGCCAAGGAGGCTTCCGATATGTTGCTTGCCAAACACAAGATCTATGTCCAGTCGATCAACTATCCCACCGTTGCTGTCGGAGAAGAGCGACTTCGAATCACCCCTACTCCGGGTCACACCACTGAGCAGatcgctcatctcgtcagctCGATCGATGCGGTGTTCAACAAGCTCAATCTCAAGCGAATCAAGGATTGGAAGACAGCTGGTGGTCGTGCCGGTGTCGGAATGGAGAATGCACCTACTGTTGAACCGATCTGGAAGGACAAGCATCTTGGGTTGGAGGATGGTTCTGCCCCAGTCAGGCTGGctgaaggggagaagggttTTGTTAGGGGTGAGGCGGTCGAGGTCGCCCAAAAGAGGTTGACTCACCTACTTGGAGCAGAGGCAGGACCCGCTTTAAGCATCTCTGCCTAAGGATGATCTATGGAGGTGCAGTAGTAGCAAGAAGGAGTGCTTCGATTAGTTATAATTTACTATCATGCACAACACCCCTGCTTGCGCCCATTCAATTCATGCAGTATAGACAATTCATGGCTGCAATCGTTCATATGCAATGCTCACTTTCAGTGTATCTGGATATACGAGATTACGCCTTTTGGGAGATAACGGTGCTCCACTTTCCATTTCCACCGCGCCTCACGCCACCAGAACCATCACACCGACGTGCGTGCTAGTATTGGCAGTGATGACCCCCTTTTGTCCGTCCACCACCGAAGTCGTATACAGTATCAACTCGAACCCATGGATCTCCCATACTATTCATCATACAACGGTTCAGCTGCTTTTTCCTGCACTCGTACGCTTGATACGAGAACACcaaggaggacgacgagatggcTCCACCACCAGTGTCCATCTATGTGAGTGGAACCTGTCCTCTCTGTCTGCTtaagagggagattgatCATGAGCAATTAAATGATCAGGTGACGAGTCTCACTTCTGCTCCGAAAGTGAGAAAGTATATCGAGCTCTTGAGAAGGCAAGTATCGTATCGTGTCGTCCAGTGTGTCTCACTCTGGACAAGCTATCAATGTATACGGGCGAGATCCACCGgtcctctctcgctctcactTTGCTCAGACTGGACATGAAGCTGACCCTTCGATTCGTACATGGACAAAGTTCTCTCAGAGCTCTTGAAATTCCTTATGAAGTGAGCCATTGGGTCATCCGCTCAGGTggatgaagctgactcGAGAGTAATTCTCAGGAACACGACCTTGTCATGGATGAAGATGCGAAGAAACGATGGCAGCGCGCAAAGCCTCCGGGAGTCGTAGTAGGATTGCCCGGGTATCTCGTTGGGGGAGAGTGGGTCGGAGTGAGTTGCATCGCCTTCCAAGTCCTTGGAGTCCACGAGTCGCCCCCGACGGACTTAGCATCCATGGAACTTGTGCCTCGCACCCGACACATCTTAGCTGATATACATGTGTGAATGCTCAGACCATGGAAGATTTCGAAGATGCTGTCGAGACTCAGACTCTCGAATCGTTCCTCAAAcaagatctcgatctttccGCACCACCCGctacttcctcttcttcttcttccgactTACCAGAGTCATCATCGCAGCGAACTGTTCAGGAGGTCGAACTGGAGAAATTGATGAAGGAAATGACGGACCAAGATCTCGATCAGCTGATCGCCGATCTCGATGTGAATGACAAGTCCAGAGCAGATACGGCCGGGACGGGAATAGGTAACGGGATCGATACGGGTGGAGGGACGACTTGTGACCCCACATTCGGAGCTCGTGTGGGCGCAGGTGCCGGTGGAAGTGGCATGGGCGGGAAAGGCGAAGATACGGGATCCGAATTGATCGATGCCGCACTGAATGGATCGGGAGATGCGGGTGTTGCcaaggaaaaggaaggaaaCCTGGTAGAACAAGTACGAGCAAAGGTCGAACCTGTTCATGCGGAAGAAACGAcatcgaagaaggtcgaagGCAAGGTGACCGGGCAAGAAACAGAACTGGGAGACGAGGAtaaggaggatgaggcgTCGAAACAGGAAGGATCGGCCGAAAAGAGGGGGAAAGGCGACACATCTGAGATCAAACAGATGGACAAGGATCTCTTAGATCAGATCTTGCAAGAAACAGCTCttgacgagaaggaagatcgagatgtcGCTCGGGCGGAGAAATCTGCTGTTCCGGaccaggagaagaaagcgaagaagagagaccAGCCAGTCGAGACGCGGGCCGAAGAAGTCGGTATACCCGATGTGAgggagacggaagagggatTGTTGGatgagttgaagaaggagacgttattggaagacaaggaagagagagagatcggACAGGCGATCGAGTAGAATGTTATCCTCGTGAATAACTGACAAAGGGATTTGGGTAGTCTGAACGTTCTTCTTGTGTGGACTTTTGTAGATATCTGTATGCGGGAAGAGATGTAATATGGTCCGGAATCATCGTCGCCCTTCGGGCCACACCAGCATCGTGGACGCCAGCATCAGAGCGAAGATCAATCACTTTTCGTTACGGGTGGCTCGCACGAGCAGTGGATTTGGAAAGCACTGATGGGAGAAACGCTGACTAGCAGTCATGAACGGTTGATTAAGCCATACAAGGGGGTCCAGTATTGTGGTTCTGCTGTACCTATCGAGCACATAGACATTCTGGTCGCACAGTCGTCCTTTTGATAgtccttccctttctctccctccctgTCGGAT
The Kwoniella newhampshirensis strain CBS 13917 chromosome 1, whole genome shotgun sequence DNA segment above includes these coding regions:
- a CDS encoding 5-aminolevulinic acid synthase, which translates into the protein MQVTSLLRYSGVCPFLGHATAGSLRNLATTTTAHNVSSLTAKAMTCPMMGPKLAGISAARTYASVAGNREVEEIHKQKNVTFNPASAEAAKCPHAKAAQEVATKAQRDAQAGGIFDYQRFYETELEKKHKDKSYRYFNNINRLAAKFPVAHTASTKDEVDVWCSNDYLGMSKNPVVLKTMKRTLDRYGAGAGGTRNIAGNGALHLSLEDELASLHRKQAALVFSSCYVANDACLATIGAKLPGCVVFSDSSNHASMIQGIRHSGAKKVIFKHNDMADLEAKLKAVPKETPKLIAFESVYSMCGSVAPIETICDLADKYGAITFLDEVHAVGMYGPNGAGVAEHLDYEGHIATKESSEPVKGSVMDRIDIITGTLGKAYGVVGGYIAGSSDLVDVVRSYAPGFIFTTSLPPAVVAGAQASIAYQREFMGDRRLQQLNTREVKRQLNGLDIPVVPNPSHIIPVLVGDAALAKEASDMLLAKHKIYVQSINYPTVAVGEERLRITPTPGHTTEQIAHLVSSIDAVFNKLNLKRIKDWKTAGGRAGVGMENAPTVEPIWKDKHLGLEDGSAPVRLAEGEKGFVRGEAVEVAQKRLTHLLGAEAGPALSISA